From the Longimicrobium sp. genome, the window GCTCCTCGTCCTCGCCTTCGCGCTCATGTTCGATGTTGAACGTGGCATCCGCGGGAATGCGCAGCCGCTCGCCTGCAACCTGGATCGTGAACGCTCCTTCCTTCTCAATGGCGTCCGCGAGACGGCGGAGCTTCTCGGCGAACTGCTTCCGCGAGTACGTGCGTGTCAGATCACGATCAGGACGCATGCTGAAGTCTCATGGTAAGAGGGTCAGGAGAGGCCTAACGACAAAAGGGTCGGGGGTGCGGGGCCGGTGCGCAAGCCTTTCGTCACGCGAAAACATGGACGGCCCCGCATCCCCTGCAGCCGACTGGTAGGCGGCGGGAAATCCCGAGATCGACGAGAGCGTTACCGGCTGTAGTCGTATGGAAGCTCTGCCGCACCCACGCCAACGAAGTCGGGCTCCGGATCCGCGGTAAGCTGCACGGCCGAAATACTTCTCCTGCCCTCTAGGTAAGCCTTCGCGACGCGATGCATCCCATCCATCACGCGCCCGTCCGCACCCAGGATGATCGGATACTTGAGATCAGCCTCGGCGATCAGCCGAGCATGGTCCGCGACGGCCCGACAGGTGGCTTCGTCCGCCCCACCTCCGAACCAGAAGGGCTCATCGAGCTCACGAATCGCTCCGAGCGGCACCTCCACCCGCGGAGAATCGGTGGTCAGCTCGATGAGCCGATCGACGTCCCACGCGAGAAGACCCAGAGGAGAGGGACGCAGATGATATTGTTTCCGCATGGTGGCTTCAGGGCAGAGACCTGACGACACAAGGGGCAGGGGCCAGGGGCCCGGTGTCCGCCGCAACGCCCTGGTTCGGCGGCGGGTTGTGGGGGCGCATGTACGAACGGACGACACCGGATCAACCGTTCGCCGGCACCCACTCCACATCGATCCGGTATTCAACGGCACGCGGTGACGGGAGCGACTCCGCTCCAGACAGGTCGCCCGCACGCGGGAGCTCCGCTTCGGGCACCCGCCACCACGCAGCAAGGTACACTCCCTCGCTTACGGGAACCTCCAACTCCAACTGGCCAAACGCCACCCGCGCGCGATCTGCGCCCGCGGGCGCATCGTTCCAGAGGACCAGGGTGCCGACTCGATCGTCTCCAGGCACTGCCGTCCAGCCCGGACAGTTGCCGGAGCCGCCTTCCTCCCACCCGTCTTCGCCCCGATGGCAGTTCACACCATACAGATATCGTTGCCCCTGCGACCCAGTATCCAGGAGCACATAGGCGTCAGTGTCATGGGCGGCCCAAGCTACGACGCGCACGGAGCCTGGTGGGAACCCCGCGAGCACCGCATCCACAGGCGTCGTGTATGAGGTCATGAGCAAGAACGTGAGGATACGCACTCGAAAATTCCGAGCTACCGACGACTCGACGAACGTGTGCCACGACGGAAGCTGGAAGCAGATCGTTCGACGGCGCCGTCCAGCAGCCCCATTTCGGCATTGGCCTGCGCTGCGGCCTTCTTGATCGTGCCCATCGCGTGGATGAAGCGGCGCGGGAAGCGGATCCCGCTGATGGGGAAGTTCTCCACCGCGCGCTGGGTCTGCGCGGCGTACAGCGCGTCGGCGGGCACGCGCATCTCGCCGAGCGAATCCTCTCGATGCGGAAGCTGGCGGCGGGGGGCTGCTCACCGCGTCCTCAGGTCTGGAACTGCTTTTCAGTCAGTGGAACGCGGGAAAATGGCGACGCGAGGGGCAGGGCGAAAGTGCGGCGGACCCGGACGAGATGCCCCGCACGTGGATGGTTGAGAGGGGTCGGCAACGGGGTTGAGAGCTCACCGCTAGCTTCCGAATCGATTCTGGCCGGCATGCCGGTCCCGCCCGGCGGACGGACTCCGCCGCCCCTGTGCCCGAGGTGATTTCATGTCCACTCCCATCCAGAGCTGGCCCGTCCTTGACGCGCACCAGTTGCGCATGGTCGCCGAGTTCGCCTCCAGCCGGCGGAGGGTAGGCGGAGACCCCCTCTACGCGGTGACGGACCCGGAGTCCGGGGTGGCGGGGGCGGAGAACACGCTGTACTTCGTGTCGAGCCTGACCGAAGGCCAGGTGCCCCGGTTCGAGATCGACACCCGTGAGGTGGAGATGCGGCCGAAGGTGACGAAGGTGACGTTCGCGGTCGAGGGAGAGACCCTGACGGACAACCTGGCGGACGCGTACGACGCCGTGTTCTGGAGCGAGGCCGCGGTCGAGAAGTTCGTCCTCCCCTACTACGCGTCGAAGTCGCTCTGGGAGGCCGCGGCCGTACTCGACAAGCTGTCGATGTACTGGTACGGACAGATTCCGCCCGACACGGACATGGGCGAGGGCTTCCCGTCGCCCGTGCAATTCCTGGTCGACCCGCCGTTCGCCATCGCGCACACGCCCGACTCGGACTACACGTCCCTCGAATCCGACCTCCACCTGCTGTTCACGGAGGGAGCCGTGGTGCGGGCCCACCGGCTCTCGGACCTTCCGGACCTGCCGGCAAGCGCCGGAAGAGCGGGTCGCGGGCAGCGAACGCCCGCTGCGACGGGCGCCGCGTGAAGCTCCACTCCAGCAGAGCGCGGGCGGTCTCCGGCTGCCCCAGGAGCAGGTAGACGTACGCCTCGTCGTAGGCGAGCGAGAGCCGCAGCTCGGCATCTCCGCTCGCCGCGGCACGCGCCCGGGCAAGCATCGCCCGGGCGCTGTCCGTCTGCCCCGCCCGCGCCATCACCGCGGCCGCGACGGCCAGCCGG encodes:
- a CDS encoding amphi-Trp domain-containing protein; the protein is MRPDRDLTRTYSRKQFAEKLRRLADAIEKEGAFTIQVAGERLRIPADATFNIEHEREGEDEELEFQVIWSRK